From a region of the Helianthus annuus cultivar XRQ/B chromosome 5, HanXRQr2.0-SUNRISE, whole genome shotgun sequence genome:
- the LOC110940717 gene encoding aminoacyl tRNA synthase complex-interacting multifunctional protein 1: MVPASLPITTGLRLLSYCNQTYNCGIALRPLLSLPSNYYSAAKPNRQQKNSNIPSLSLSISSFIPKEKSQVASKSIKTFCTSSNVTADPSPPATTSSDENVVDMTKIKDMANTLDIRVGKILKAWRHEEADSLYVEEIDVGEPEPRIICSGLVKYIPLDDLQDKHVVVLANLKPRNMRGVKSSGMLMAASDASHENVELLEPPVGALPGDRIWFGTEDEKETLPEAASPNQIAKKKIWEQVQPHLATTDSCVATLGGTHSMTTAAGVVVSKSLVKANIA, from the coding sequence ATGGTGCCAGCCAGCCTTCCGATAACCACTGGATTACGTCTGCTTTCATATTGCAATCAAACTTACAATTGCGGCATTGCTCTTCGCCCACTACTTTCGTTACCCTCAAATTATTACTCTGCAGCAAAACCGAACAGGCAACAGAAGAATAGCAATATTCcctctctttctctttccatATCTTCATTCATCCCAAAAGAGAAATCACAAGTGGCATCGAAATCAATCAAAACATTTTGTACATCATCAAATGTAACCGCGGATCCTTCTCCTCCCGCAACAACTTCCTCAGATGAGAACGTTGTCGATATGACGAAAATAAAAGATATGGCAAATACACTAGACATAAGGGTAGGGAAGATATTAAAAGCATGGAGACATGAAGAGGCTGATTCGCTCTATGTGGAAGAGATAGACGTTGGTGAGCCCGAGCCAAGAATAATATGTAGCGGGCTCGTGAAATACATCCCGCTTGATGACTTACAAGACAAGCATGTAGTGGTTCTGGCTAACTTAAAGCCCAGAAACATGCGTGGGGTGAAGTCGTCTGGAATGCTTATGGCTGCTTCTGATGCTTCTCATGAGAACGTTGAGCTACTTGAGCCACCCGTGGGGGCTCTCCCGGGTGACAGGATATGGTTTGGGACCGAAGATGAGAAAGAGACGCTTCCAGAAGCGGCTTCACCTAACCAGATTGCGAAGAAGAAGATATGGGAGCAAGTGCAGCCACATTTGGCGACTACTGATTCTTGTGTTGCTACTTTAGGAGGCACGCATTCAATGACAACTGCTGCTGGTGTGGTGGTGAGTAAAAGTTTGGTGAAAGCAAATATAGCGTGA
- the LOC110943283 gene encoding uncharacterized protein LOC110943283, whose translation MARFVGRSDSTNQHIVVFWRRICENFFATLGRGEYRTFNSFSDKWIVICTKINNFNNIYNSHANNHTRRSGSSDVDIMIAAHNEYRSYHRHPFTMILSWELLRKSPKGHLVPPFNPTTHMPKWSKSTTTSEPSEFDVRTTINLNDELDELHFEEPQELPRPKGRDRRKTAARA comes from the exons ATGGCTCGATTTGTGGGAAGATCCGATT CAACCAACCAACATATAGTTGTCTTTTGGAGGCGTATATGTGAGAACTTTTTCGCCACATTGGGTCGTGGTGAATATCGTACGTTCAATTCGTTTTCGGACAAGTGGATCGTAATATGCACCAAGATTAACAACTTCAACAACATATACAATAGCCACGCCAACAATCACACAAGAAGAAGCGGTTCAAGTGACGTGGACATCATGATCGCCGCCCACAACGAATATAGATCGTATCATAGGCATCCGTTTACGATGATACTTTCGTGGGAGCTTCTTCGCAAATCTCCAAAGGGGCATCTTGTACCACCGTTTAACCCAACGACCCATATGCCAAAATGGTCCAAATCAACAACGACTAGCGAACCATCAGAGTTCGATGTTCGTACCACTATTAACTTAAACGACGAGTTGGATGAATTGCATTTCGAGGAACCGCAAGAGCTGCCACGACCAAAGGGTAGGGATAGAAGAAAGACAGCGGCACGAGCATGA